A window of Mercenaria mercenaria strain notata chromosome 16, MADL_Memer_1, whole genome shotgun sequence contains these coding sequences:
- the LOC123540626 gene encoding uncharacterized protein LOC123540626, producing MEKGNMTSNLTSRVNLTEDLIVYNGPLVDEARRELMDIYMYPFLFVILFMIIGFVGNSIVIYIFTVKWKLTKTTIFILTLAGVDLMSCVINMPTEAAILWNPMNFDYDIVCKISRFTTFIASASSSFVLIAISIDRYLMVCRPFLGRELGVRYAKRTCLVAVLLGIISTWPSLIFYGTYTYQVEKTDSETGKVMKIESKTCLISNFYVEHYKLPAGFYFFLFGGHIIMFVILTMVYLLIGRSLFMSTSTDVSDEKRHSLKYFGISMMSAFTGTVPNSPADNRDRMSWSSRGSRAVSLENINRIDQSPFNNLARQQARKSNETTVSIVLNDFEKGNKEQACSKKEEELESNIGKRSQGNLMKDNICNTQSSSLNLDNICSVSNAECDKLDITRNNLCVQQATSDDSASDTSCNSPVKKPNAKLLYLNINKRDKNRTKNGPLSSGSGTSTNCLTPMTPMTPMSPFTPDSVRGILYRSQSIESRARLNRIISDELRHAEVKEFSLRRNTLIMRMVTIAFVVSFLPYLVIVTLRYSNPDIPTKLSKMEQILYHVFLRTYFVNSMINPFIYGFMNIEFRAKIKEIFCKFCTRNNICV from the coding sequence ATGGAGAAGGGGAACATGACGTCAAATTTGACGTCACGAGTCAATTTAACCGAGGACTTAATTGTATACAACGGTCCACTCGTTGACGAAGCAAGACGGGAACTTATGGATATTTATATGTATCCATTTCTATTTGTGATATTGTTTATGATCATTGGATTCGTGGGAAATTCAATcgttatatatattttcacagttaaatggaaattaacaaaaacaacaatatttattCTCACCCTGGCGGGAGTTGATCTTATGTCATGTGTTATAAATATGCCGACGGAGGCGGCCATATTGTGGAAccctatgaattttgattatgACATCGTTTGTAAAATCTCGCGATTCACAACATTTATAGCATCTGCTTCTTCATCGTTCGTCTTAATTGCTATTTCAATTGACAGGTATTTAATGGTTTGTCGGCCATTTCTTGGAAGGGAATTAGGTGTGAGGTATGCTAAAAGGACGTGTCTAGTAGCCGTTCTCCTGGGTATAATATCAACATGGCCGTCACTTATATTCTACGGAACCTATACATACCAAGTCGAGAAAACAGACAGTGAGACGGGAAAAGTGATGAAAATAGAAAGTAAGACGTGTCTGATATCAAATTTCTATGTCGAGCATTACAAATTACCCGCAGGATTTTATTTCTTCTTGTTTGGTGGACACATCATTATGTTTGTTATTTTGACCATGGTTTATTTACTCATTGGACGCAGTTTATTTATGTCAACAAGTACAGATGTATCTGATGAAAAAAGACACAGCCTGAAATATTTCGGTATAAGCATGATGTCTGCATTTACCGGCACCGTGCCAAATAGTCCGGCTGATAACCGTGATCGAATGAGCTGGAGCAGCAGAGGTTCTCGTGCGGTTTCGCTTGAAAATATTAACCGCATAGACCAAAGTCCCTTCAACAATCTTGCAAGGCAACAAGCAAGAAAAAGTAATGAAACGACAGTAAGCATTGTGTTAAACGACTTTGAAAAGGGAAATAAAGAGCAAGCATGTTCAAAAAAGGAGGAAGAATTAGAATCAAATATTGGAAAGAGATCTCAAGGTAACTTGATGAAAGATAACATTTGCAACACACAAAGTAGTTCGCTTAATTTAGATAACATTTGTAGTGTTTCGAATGCCGAATGTGACAAACTTGATATAACACGCAACAATCTTTGTGTTCAACAAGCGACATCGGATGATAGCGCAAGTGACACTTCATGTAATTCGCCTGTAAAGAAGCCAAACGCTAAACTACtatatttaaacattaataaaagagataaaaatagaacaaaaaatgGCCCCTTGTCATCAGGATCAGGAACAAGCACAAACTGCTTAACCCCAATGACACCGATGACTCCAATGTCTCCTTTCACTCCAGATAGTGTTAGAGGGATTCTTTATCGCAGTCAAAGCATTGAAAGTAGGGCAAGATTGAACCGCATTATCTCGGATGAACTAAGACATGCCGAAGTAAAAGAATTCAGCCTGCGTAGAAATACATTAATCATGCGGATGGTTACAATAGCTTTTGTTGTGAGTTTTCTCCCTTACCTAGTGATTGTCACTCTGAGGTATTCCAATCCTGATATACCAACAAAATTAAGTAAGATGGAACAAATATTGTATCATGTGTTTTTGAGGACATATTTTGTAAATTCAATGATAAATCCTTTCATCTATGGGTTCATGAACATAGAATTTCGAGCGaaaataaaggaaatattttgcaaattttgtacTAGAAACAATATatgtgtttga